The following coding sequences lie in one Acidimicrobiales bacterium genomic window:
- a CDS encoding iron-containing redox enzyme family protein has product MSDAVIAALRVGSRAPLVGLAPPADEPLTGDDCHLALHCCYGLSFDGFSGVDDRWEWEPALLRLRRRLEDRFLDALRSEQHPPAPPSADETPSALRRLIAAGAGGPSLSRYVEERASLDQLREVLVHRSIYQRKEADAHTFAIPRLRGAAKSAMVAIQADEYGAGQPGRTHAELFAVAMAALDLDPTPGAYVDTVPGVTLATDNLSSLFGLHRKLRGALVGHLAVFEMTSVLPMSRYAAAVRRVGGGDAAAEFYDVHVDADAEHEVVAARDLAGGFVRNEPALAGDVLFGAEALMSVEARLAAHILGAWEAGRSSLRPSGPDAVLPDAAAG; this is encoded by the coding sequence ATGAGTGACGCCGTGATCGCGGCGTTGCGCGTCGGTTCCCGGGCGCCCCTGGTCGGGCTCGCCCCGCCCGCCGACGAGCCCCTCACCGGCGACGACTGCCACCTGGCCCTCCATTGCTGCTACGGGCTGTCGTTCGACGGCTTCTCGGGCGTCGACGACCGCTGGGAGTGGGAGCCGGCCCTGCTCCGGCTGCGCCGCCGCCTCGAGGATCGCTTCCTCGACGCCCTCCGGTCCGAGCAGCATCCTCCTGCGCCCCCGTCCGCCGACGAGACGCCCTCCGCCCTCCGCCGCCTGATCGCCGCCGGAGCGGGCGGACCGTCGCTGTCGCGGTACGTGGAGGAACGAGCGTCGCTCGACCAGCTGCGCGAGGTGCTCGTGCACAGGTCGATCTACCAGCGCAAGGAGGCCGACGCCCACACCTTCGCCATCCCCCGACTGCGGGGCGCAGCCAAGTCGGCCATGGTGGCGATCCAGGCCGACGAGTACGGGGCCGGCCAACCCGGGCGCACGCACGCCGAGCTGTTCGCCGTCGCCATGGCCGCCCTCGACCTCGACCCCACGCCCGGCGCCTACGTCGACACGGTGCCTGGGGTCACGCTCGCCACCGACAACCTCTCGTCCCTGTTCGGGCTCCACCGCAAGCTCCGGGGCGCGCTGGTCGGGCACCTGGCCGTCTTCGAGATGACGTCGGTGCTACCCATGAGCCGGTACGCGGCGGCGGTTCGCCGGGTCGGCGGCGGCGACGCGGCGGCCGAGTTCTACGACGTCCACGTCGACGCCGACGCCGAGCACGAGGTGGTCGCCGCCCGGGACCTGGCCGGCGGCTTCGTCCGGAACGAGCCGGCACTGGCGGGTGATGTGCTCTTCGGCGCCGAAGCCCTCATGAGCGTCGAGGCCCGGCTGGCGGCGCACATCCTCGGGGCGTGGGAGGCCGGCCGGAGCTCGCTGCGCCCCTCTGGCCCGGACGCGGTACTGCCCGACGCGGCCGCCGGCTGA